The DNA sequence GGTGAAGGCATAGAGGAAACAACAAAATCTGAcgtcaaaataaaaatatttaagacaCACTATAGCAAACATTCAAATATATGGCTTTTGTTATGCTTTGTGGCTTTGTGCAGTTGTTTTGTATTGTTCTGTTTCAAGTTTTTTTACCAAGTTATTGTTTGGTCTTTCTATTCCCTTTTGAAAAAGCTTGTAATATAAAAAGGGAACAATTTCGATATATTTTTTTGGGGATATGTAAACGTTCTCTTAATAGATATGATATATAATAGAGTTTAATAACATTGTTTGATTCATGTAGTCAATTTCACCTAATGGGACAAGACTTTGTTATTGTTGTATTAAAGTATTGATATATTTAATCTAATAAATGGATTAAAGtttgtttataattttttaaaattagtaatCTTAGTAATGAAATTGGTGATATTTTTATCCCCAcaagtataaaaatattaatatcttaaaattttataaaatagaTTAATCTCAAGGACTAATTTATTGTTGACtaatgaattattatatattaaagaGTCTTGAATATTAAGAAACTGAAGAACGAAGTGATGCAGAACCAATATAAAAAcagagaagaagaatgaagaattgAGTATTGAATGATTATTATTCAAGAATATGAGTAATACAAGTGTTAGTCTCATGTGTACAGGTTTAGGATTATATATAAGAGATGCCTAAGCTATTCTGCATCACAAGACCAAAGAGAGAGGGAAAGCTAAGAATAGGAAGTTAACTAACTTGTAACAGCTAGAGTAGTGTGTGCTGTTACTGATTTACTTTTATCATATTATGAGAGAATCACATGTCAAATActtattaaaataaacaaaaagagaTGAATAAAATGATCACTTAATCAAATTACATTAATTTAAAGGTGAAAACTAAGGTGCAgttgacttcacgtgaagttgatacttaagagccgttagatgatttgactgatttgactaaattttcatctaacgacttttagatatcaacttcacatgaagtcgacttcacctgaattttcacctaatttaaattttaagattttattaaCATGtgtgttaaaaatatattttaagagcaccataaaaaaatattttactaaaagttaacatataaattttttatatttttaatgtattgattattgaatacataaaaaatgaatacatcattattatttattaaaatatatctttaaaatatatttaaattataaattttatattttttgatattatttttaaattctaaattttatatattaacttatttttgtcataaattttatatatattaacatttttttaGTCATGATATATATTAACTTTGTTTTTTGGATTGGAtgatatatgtattttttgGTATTATTCGGGACCtaagtccaaaaaaaaaaaaaatctacacAAATTAAGTTAAGATAATCTTTCTTTCATCATTTTTGAGAATACTAACAAGGTTAGAAGTAGATAAATATCAaaaaaacatagtttttgagtTTATACTACCTAGTCAGGTAATCagcatttttgtttttttctctatAAATTTGTATAAAAAGTAGATTTAGattctctaaagtttgaatttcactttagagaataaaatataatttctcaccatttattttataggtgggaccaaaaataaatatgaaaaaaaaattattcaagaatagaagatcacactttattctctaaagtaaaattcaaactttagagaatctaaatccataaaaaatatatttcactCTCTTCTCGGTTCATTCACTTTTCTGATTATGGGATTAAAGTGTCTCTCCAAATTCTTCCCCCGTTCAGGAGACTCGCTATTGCCGCATAATCAATCTCACCAATACTTCTTCTATAGAACCCAATGTCCAAGCCAAACTAAACACCAAAGTGGGCCAAGTAATTCATGATCAGCCCAATAGGTTGCTCTTTTGGCCCATTTAATTTAGTTGTGGAAAAGCACGaccaaaatattttgaaaaaaccattaccaaaaaaaaaattggaaaaagaaCAGTGATTGTGAGGAGTGAGAACCGTTAGTTAGTTATTGCCTTATCCAGGAGTGAGGAGGAGAAGTGCAGAAAATGAATTGACTGTGTTCTTAACTTCTTATTCCTTACAACTGAAAGTGTACATGAAACGGTGTCGTATAAGTGATGGCTTCATGGTTCTCTTCATTGCGCATTTTTCCCTCCCAGGCAAACACGCGCGTCCCTTCGACGACGTCGTTTAGGGCTCCCAAGCTGTATTCTTGTGCTCTCGGCCCTCAAAATGCTGAACCTTCTGAACCTGAACCTGAACCTGAACCTGAAACGGCTCCCGTTGATCCTGTGAAGCTCGCGTTTAGCAAGGCCAAAGCGTATAAGGAATCATCCAACAAATCGAAGAAGGAAGATTCTGTTGTTGAGAAGAAGGAATTGCCAGATTCTGTCAAGATTGCAATGGAGAAGGCCAAAAACTACAAGCAGAATAAATCCCCAATTGGAACTACCCAAGGTAGTAATCATGGAACTCAAGTATTGTTCAGTAATTGCAATCAAACGAATAAAGGTCAAACATGTTTCCCAACAGAAATTCCTGTGTGTCTGATTTAATTTTGGTTAGGAACTGTCTGAAAAATTGTCAATGACCTATTTAACTTGATGACAAAATTTGGACTTGAAAGCCTGAAAGGTATGTGCTTTTCATTTCAATATGTAGTACTTGCTGAAATGGGTATCTGAATTTGTTTCTAGGGTTGCAGGGAGGGAGTGAGAAGGTTTCAGGGAACAATGTTGTGGTAGACAATGGTGGTGGTAAGAAGGGGGAACTTTCAGTTTCAAGGATTGATTTTGTGGGGCTTGACTTTGCGGATAAGAAGAGCACTAGGGGATTGCCAGCTGGACTGGTTCCTATTTCGGATTCCTTCTCCGACCGTGACTTTTCTGAGGTGGAGCTCATTGTTGGAGACACAAGCAAGTTTGATGCTGAAACAGATTCAAAACCTGATCAGGCTAATCAAGACGGCTCGGAACTTTACAAGCCAAAAGTTTCAACATGGGGTGTCTTTCCTAGGCCTAACGATATTTCAAAAACAGTATGATAGGAATAGGATTCAGTATTTTTAAACTGATCTTACCTCAGATGAAGCACTTTTCTACCATTTCAGTGTCCATCACTTTTCATTTCCACTAACCTTTTCAGTTTGGTGGTGGAAGAACTATTTGTCCGGGAGAGGTCCTTGAGACTGAAGAAGAAAGAGCTGCTAAAGATGCACGCACTAAGCAGCTACTTGCTGCCTACAAGAAGAAAACTGGATTAGTTATTGATCCGAAGCTAAAATCCGAGTGCGAGGAGGTAAGCATATACAGTGGTACCACAAATATTACTGCCTTTCTTAGCAATAAAGTTATGGTCTATGGTTGATCCTTATTTATTGCTTAGTTATCCTAATttcctatatatatatgatatttcTAGGCATTGAAGGAGGGTGACTTGTTAATGAATTCGGGAAAACTGAAGGAAGCATTGCCCTACTATGACAAGGTCATGGATAACTTACCGTTCCAGgtaactattttaatttaaaccaCATTGCTATATTTTGTGGGGGAAAAAATTGCATATGAATGTTTTAAGATTAGAAAGGTTGTAGATAACTTACCCTTCCTAATATCTAGTTTATGGACTTTCAACTGTAGTGACATATACCCTAGTAGGGAAACTAGgggaaaaaaatatttggatgaATTTAAACATGATGAGGTTAATCATGTTTGTGCAGAGTGAGCTCCATGGTTTAGCTGCTTTGCAGTGGTCAATTTGTCAAGACTCTCTTAGTAGGTATGTTCAGAAACTGAAATATTTaaacttaggaatattttcCACCTAGAATTCAGTTACTCCTTAGTATATATCCTTTGAATGCTGAGAATTGATTGTTAGGAATAATATCCTTGTCACTGTAGTGCACTGTACTAAAACTCAAGCTTCTTTTAATATAAGACCCTGCTATCTCTTCAAAAATAATTGCATGATTTTCTTGGCATTCCCAGCACAGTCTTAAGAAAATATTTAGAAGTGTATGTGTGTGCACTACAACTGAATTAGGAAGTGAAGGTGCTTTTCACTATTGCAGTGTCTGTTTAGTGATTCTAGATTTCCAAACACATCTTGATGTATTGACAGGTCTGATGAGGCTAGACTTATGTATGAGAAGCTTCAATCGCATCCAAATGCTAAAGTAAACAAGAGAGCGCGACAATTCATGTACAgttttcaggtaatttctggtgCAATTTGTTTATAACTCTTAACATGATTTGTATTCTTGGCTCTCTAATCTAATATATGTCCCTTCCATGGAGGAGTTTTAGCATGTTACATTTTTATACTTCCATTCATGTATGATGATATGGTTGTGGATTCTTGCAGGCAATGGAAATGATGAAGGTAAATACAGGATCTCCATTTTATTTAAAGAACACAGGCTACCAGAATTATTTTGATGCTTTTGTAGAAGATAAACAAAGATACACACAAGATGGCgtggctcaagaaaatgcaatGACTCAGGCctttctatatattattttcCTTGTTTCTCCCATTTTTGTTGTACTACTTATTGCTTTGCAAAAGAGAATATAAATATCTCCTTTTGCTGGGGTTAATATTATGTCCAAAGTGACTTTTTACACTCAAATCGCAAGAGATCGTGATATTAAAACCACTTTCAACCTCGGTGTGGAGTTGGTCTATTTAAAATCACTAGAGTGAGATCCAAGGGATGCGTGGAGTGATAAATTCATGAtaatatatagtatattttaataattattatattgttTGACAATTAACTAAACGATTATGTTAATTATAGGAgttatagttttaatttttttaaatatttttttaattcaattaatttttaaattttattaagtaattaaaattgataatatgatatcattaaaaaaacataaatttaatgTACAACGAGTTattatcaatttttatataatataaatagatTTCTAACAATTAATTCGTTCATCAAAACGTTTTTCACCACAACCAACAACCAATCCTGGATTTTTTTTTGGGGTCAAATAATCAATCATGGGTTTTCCTTTTAACGTTGATGAGATGAGATGAGATGACAGGAGAGGAGCCCATGGTAGGGCCCACAGGCAGCCCATCTTCTCCTGCCACAGGCTTGTCTTAATGAGTTTAGAAAGCAGCCGAGGCTTGGGTCAGATGCAACTTTGTTTGCTTCATATAGAGTTGCACTGGGTTTAAATCTTTTTAGAAGAATATACAATCATGCTAATAATATGTACTCATGTAGTGTGCATGAGTATGTAGTGCATGGGTGTAATGTTTAGAATTGGGAGTTGTCCAATCCACTTGACCCAAAAAAGAGTTTAGAAAGCTCCACCTATTCCATTCACTCTGCCGGTTAGCGTTTAACTTGAGttgcatgaaaaaaaaaaaaaattaaaaaggcgTTACTCTATATTAAAACTTTTTAATAACAATTTTTCCAGCAATTTGAACTCAATCAATAGTGTCAAATCTCACAAGATTCAGGCAAGGCAAGTTGTTTTCTCTTGTAAGAGAGATTAATGCAACTTGAATTAAGACTATATCTTTTTTATCAACACAATTTCATTCCAAAAGATATATTTATTTCTCAGTGAATGCTTCCAATCGATGAGAGAATGTATTTGGTTTTTATCCATTCTGTTAGGTCCTCAAATAACATTGAATTAAGTAGCCTAAGTCCGAAGATTGAACATCCATCTTTTTATTATACAGTCCTTTCAAATCTTTGTTTAAATCGCTGGGATCTCACAAGAAGATGGCTAAAAAAAAGCTGACCATATATATATCAAGATTAAGATGGAACTGCTTCCGTTGTTAAGTTGTTTTTGTGAACTTTTTCTACATGCATACTTCCAACTGATATCACAAAATATTCTGTGAAAGTGTGAACGACTAATATAACTACTTGTACAAATATTGTAAATGGATGCATTTTAGAACAATTTtggaaataaattaaaatacacaacTTCAAAATATACCTATTTGTAATAATTGTACATATTATTTGTTGGAATAAAATTTGTGAATTGATATTCTCCTAGATAAAGGACCAACCTTACACCCTACACGAATCAGAAAAATACTAACCATGAAATATCCGTTGGAGCTATTGTTAACCTATTTCCATTGTAGTAATAATAAAATCTGGCTACTATTAGTACCAATGATCTCATAAAATTCATTTATGTAAGATCATTACTAAGCAATTGAATaaggagaagaaaaaatagTTGAGGCTACTTCGTGAATAAAAGGGATTGCCTTAAAACAACTTAATTGCCATTAATAATAAGGGGTTGCCAGATAACCTAGAAGAGGCTTCAATTTGAGGGGTGATTTAGTCATTTTATGGACAGATAAGTTGGGGTATCATATATCAATTATCAGCAAAAATGTGATGCTTTAAATATAAGAAACAAGTCAGTAGCCAATGGAAACTTCCCATGTTACAAATACTAATAATTCCAAATCAGAAAAATGATGATCATGCAAGAAGGGTCCATAAACAGTAACTTTGTAAGAGTCAGCATGAAACATTTATGTCAGCCTTATTCAAATTTCATTATCCATCAAACAACAACTAAGTAAAACAAACAACAAAGCTCACTGCAAATAAAGCAAATAAACAAAGAGAACAGAAtctctcttcctctttttcCTTTCCAATGTGAAATTCCTCAGAGGGAAACCAAAAGCACAAGAAGGTTTATTTTCTTCTTGTGCTTGAAACCCACAAAGTAAAGGAAAGGAAAACTGGTTTTTAATCCAAAATCCCAGTTTGAGTTTGAATATGGTTCAAAGAAGGGTTCTCAGTAAGCTTGGGATTCAAGCTGATCAGGTCATATCTGAGAAGAGCTTATCTTCTCCTCAACACCAAGATGATAAGAGCAGAAAGAGTGACATCAATAAGAAAAGCAAAAACTCAAGGTCAATTAAGCTTTTGGATTTTGAGGCTCCAACTCCAAGGAAGAGCTTATATCAACCAGGGAACCAACGGCCTCTTTGTGCTCCAACTGCAGCATCATCATCACTGCAAAAGCATAATAAGCCTTTGGTGAGAATAGATGGCTCTCCCAATTACATGAAGCCCACAAGCAGTTCTGTTGCAAGAAAGGAGAGTTTCCTGGTGAGTCTTCAAAACACTCCAACTGAAAAGAATTTGCCACAAAAATGTTCAAGAGCTAGCTCTATTTCTTGTAAAAGACAAGAAAAGCCTTTGACTCGATCATCTAATTTGAATTTGGCAAGATCATTGACAAAGACTACTACTTTCAAATCCACCGCAGCGATTTTGCATGCAGATATGAATCCACCAGTGAGAGctacttgttcttcaactttgAAAGACTCTAGGTTCCCTGCATACCTCATGCTGAATCATGGGGCAAATAATGAATATGAGGGAACTTCAGTCACAAAAGTTTGCCCCTACAAATATTGCTCTCTCAATGGTCATTATCACACTCCTTTGTCTTCATTTAAGAGCTTTGTCCCAGCAAAGAGGCGTATTCTGAAAACCCAGAAGAGTATGAAGCTGGAAAGTCTGATCCCTCAAAGATTGAAGATGCAGTGTCAGACAGACAGCAGTGATATTGAGCAGAATGTCCTGAATGGAAAACATGCACATAATGAAGCTGATAAACGTAACCCAATAACGACTCCCTTGGCACAAAAAAGCGCGATGGATTTCTTTACtgaaatatatgttaaaataaagGAAGGAGCTGGTGACAGAGAAAACATTTACTCTGCGGAAGaccttgaagatcaagatgacaTGAAGActgtgattgaagaagatgGCATCAAGTGTGTTATTCAAACTATAAATCATGATCTTCCCAAGTGTGAGATCAATCTTGAAGATGATTTCAAAGATTGGTTTACTGCTGCTGCAATTGAAGCAGATAACAAAGGGAGCTCTCCCCAAGAAACAAATGCCGTACACGCAGATGAAAACCACTCAACTATCTGGTTTGGTGAAGAAATATATATGGGAAGCTATACCAGTGAAGTCAGCTATGATGGTGAACACATGCATAACATTGAAGTTGATGGTTGTCATTCCCAGGATACTGATAATGTTGAATTGGATGGTTCTACTTCCCAGGATACCGATATACAGTGGAAGGAGGAGGAGCAGTTTTTCTCATTCGGCCTTGGAGAAAACATTGATTCTTCTATCTTCACAAAGGAGGAAAGTGACTCAAACTTTGAGTCCTTATCAGAGCGCTCACGTGATGTTTCTGTGATGTGGTTAGATGAAATACTTGGCAACCATCATACGGATATTCTGGTAGAAGGAACACTCAAAGAAGCCAGTGACGAAAAGAACACCTATTTTGAAGCAAAATCTCATGGCTCTAATTCTGTTTTGGAAGGCACATGTGAAAGCATGGAACTTGAGACTCAAGAAAATGATTACCTGTCCAATGGCATAATTTATGATCAACTTCCTCCAACAGATGATGAAGCATTTCAGCACCTCACAGATGTAGAAGAAATAGTGAATGAAAACTCTATGAACAAAAATTTAAAGGCTGAGGAGAGATTTGAAGATAGCAACATAAGGCTAGAGAATAATGTTGAAGGAATTAGCGAAGACAACCAAATTCACCCATTTGAGGTGCCAGAAGAAATCAATATTGTTGTTCAGGACCATGAACTATTGGAGGAAGATCAAGGTAACACTAGTAAGTTCCAGTGCACAAGCTGTATAGGTGGTGAAGATCTTAACACGAGCAAGGAAACAAAGCACAAGAGAATAGAGAAAGATGATGAGCAGCTGAGAAAGATTAAACCGCGAAAACCAAATTTCCTCACCTTGGTTCCTGAACCAGAGCCAGAAAAGGTTAATCTGAAGCATCAAATTATGGATGACAGAAAAGATGCTAAGGAATGGATGCTTGATTTTGCACTCAGACAAGCTGTCACACAACTTGCTCCAGTTAGGAAGAGGAAAGTGGCTTTGCTTGTTGAAGCTTATGAAAAAGTAATGTCACTACCTAAATGTGAAAGCCACAATTCACCGTTTGCTCATGCAAGACCTATTCAAGCTTGTAGCTGATGTGTGTTGCTGAGGTAAACCAAATAGGCCTTTTTTATTCGGTATCATCTTTCAACAACACATGATTTCACAATTTAAAACCTTATTCACCAACTACAAGCTAATAATTACATTAGGTATGCTTTTGAAGTTAAACAACTTGAAGTTCGATCTTGCATTCTTAAGCAGAGGAGTAAGACAACCAGGAAAAGAAATGATCTGGAGTAATCTGCAGCATTATTATTACGGTGAAGAACTCGGTTATGAAACTTGGAGACAATTCAAATTGCCAGGATACGAGAATGAGGCATGGCTCTTACATGGAGAGTGAAACAAAAATATTGGAATTTGTGGTTCCTACTAAGCTGCATGGAATTGGTTCACAAAAATTGTTCAATGTTGTTGAGTGTCTGCTTTCCCAAGCTGTGTTCGAAgcactgtttatttttgttttttatgttATCTGATAAATAATGGGCACTTATGCTCCTGAATCCTGAGCTGTTGATTTCACAATGTTTGTATCATTAAGAAGTATAACTAATTTATAtgctttatatattttatttttattttatctttatcaTCATCAAATACAAATTGGATTAGCTAATGGTCGTGTGtaacaaacaagaaaaggataaaGTCTTTTAAGGCCTTGTAGCCAATAAAGAAACCATCATGAGTGCAATAAATTATAGCAGCACCTAGGTTTCGATAGTacctaattaattaattgatctGAATAGGCTTACTATCAATGTAAAAtcaaaaaaagaagagagaacaAGGAGGAGTCATATATGACTTCATGTAAGCATCCTGATTGAATTCACTGGTTTGGGAACTAAATTGcctgtatttattttatgcgaaacatataataaattttacaatCATGCACATGGAAGATATCACAATAACCTCATATCATCTAAGCTAAACAGCTTTAAACACCAGGTAGAACACCTTCTATTTTGGCTCAGGTAAATGAATGTCCATGGTAGGTGTATCATGAATCAGAGATTCAAGTTGTTGGTGATAATTTCTCAAATGAGAAACATGTGAAGTTTGCCAGGGGCTAACCTTCACATCTTTGCTCTGTTCTAAAGCTTCTTTTGCTTTGATGTCTTCATGAAAGAATCTAAGGGCATCTGCTGTTGACACAGAATGCACAGATTCATGCATCCCATGGAGTTCATTACGTTTTTCTAGCTTTTCAACCAGCTTCTCTTTTAACTCATCTGGAAGATGCGCAAATGCACTTTACAGTGTCCaaataagcaaaagaaatattttaaaaaataaattattgggGAAGAAACATTATTGAACTCAATTTTACACATAATATAAATCATCTCATTCTGAAAGAACAGAACGCATACCTCGTAACACCTCTTACAGCACCCCAACTATAACCAGCAAGGACTGATTGTTTAAAACCAATATTGAACCCCTCCTGAGATGAAGCTTCCTTTCCCGCTATAAGACCTTCCCGATACCCGATCTATTAAAAATAAGCCAGAGAATGAAAAAGAGCAGCTGATCACTTTATAGAGTTAagaaaataggaaaaaaataaGCAATGTTTAATCAAGTTGTCAAAATACCGTGTGGAATTCATCATGCCTCCTTTGCCACTCTCTGTCCAAATCTGATGATTTATCCAACTTGTCATCAGAATCACCCCAaagatcatcatcatcacattCTAAAAGCATAATAGACAATTAGTACAAAGCACCAGCACCGTGAGTTTATGCACAAACAAAATAACTTCTATGCCATAGAAAACAGATAAACCGAtatcaataatttatatatgaTATCGACACTTCTATTGAAAAATGCCATTGCCTATCTGACAATATCCTTCACTCATTACCATGATTCAGATGTGGACGTTAGGATAATACAACGCACTGGCTAAACAAGAAATTCATACGAAATCATAGAATGGCATGAGTCATGGAGTGAAGTCAAGTCTAAACCAAACCATTTTTTGCATTTAGTAATAGAGTTTCCATGTCAACTCATCCACACTAAACCTTACCATGTAACTTATTTTCTTGATCATGAGCACTAGTTGATTTTAGTTCTGATTTTGAAAGTTCTAAGCTTTCAGCATAAAGTTCTTCAGCAAATTTACCCTCCATCTGCAAATagagaacaaaaaataaaaaagtaaataaataattagataaAGTTAACACCAGATATGATGGTTCtccattatatatattaaatcaCCAAATAACCCTTAAcattagaattttttttccaattcagtatataataaatattaaggAAATGAACCACTCCTAAAACCTAATCATGACAGGAACCATCAGCTACAACTCGAAACAAAGACCAAAAAAATAGCCCTGCTTTAGAACCATAATTTTGTTGGCAAAAATTTTTGTTTGGGATgtccaaggaagaaaatcaagcAAACATTATAATGTCACTGCGtcagaaaattgaaaaagaaaaagctctgtaagaaaaaagagaagagaaatcaGAAGCTTCTTACTTGAAACCCTTGAATGGTTGGAAAATTGAATTGATCAATTAAGCAATAGCAGTAATAATTAGAACAAACTCGATGAACGGGAGCTGCCACAAACAGAGCTGCAGCCACGAGCTGACAAAGTGACGAAGGCGACGCTGATGGCTACACTATTGGGCCAGTTTGGGTTTATCATTTGGGCCAGTTTGGGTTTATCATTTGGGCCAATTTGGGTTTGTCTGTTTTATCTGACCAATTGGACCAAAGCGCAACCAAAGCCCAGCAGAGAAGCCTCTTACTCAACGATTTCAAGAAGCTACTTCCTCAACAAAAGGAAGAGGACCGGGTTGGGATATGGGATTGTTGTTTGGGTTGTCCTGTTTTGGATCCGAGTTTGATTGTTGGCCCGGATCcctgtccaaaaaaaaaagaagctaCTTGGTGTTTGCGGTGCGGTTTGGTTCAGTTTTTGAGAGAAATGTCATCCAATCCGATTGTCTAATTAAACtgcggtttggtttggttcagTTTTTTATTGAGACcatccgaaccaaaccaaaccaatcaAAATCAGTTTGGTTTGGTTCGATTTGTTCAGTTTTTTCAatcaattcaaaaaaaatactaCCATACTATTTCACAAAGTCATAACATTGAAATTGTCAAACACAAATACACAATAGCTAACAAAGTCTTGATCCAATGAAATTTAACGAcaaaaagaatttaattatgACAATTAGAGAAGTTTAAAAGTTTAATAGTTAacacaactaaaaataaaaataaatttccaTTAAAAGATAGCCAAGTTATGGTGTCTTCTCTAACAAAACCGCTAAACTTTTTTATAATTAGATCTAGTAACTGCAGGCGTGCCCTTAAAATCAAAAGTTTAAATAGGTATTACTGTGAGCTTAATTCAACAATAAACAATTCATGGTACATCAATTTCACTAActatataaattttaaacagtagtttgaaaagataaaagttGTTACGAGGCTCCAAGTTTATA is a window from the Arachis stenosperma cultivar V10309 chromosome 3, arast.V10309.gnm1.PFL2, whole genome shotgun sequence genome containing:
- the LOC130967939 gene encoding uncharacterized protein LOC130967939; protein product: MASWFSSLRIFPSQANTRVPSTTSFRAPKLYSCALGPQNAEPSEPEPEPEPETAPVDPVKLAFSKAKAYKESSNKSKKEDSVVEKKELPDSVKIAMEKAKNYKQNKSPIGTTQGLQGGSEKVSGNNVVVDNGGGKKGELSVSRIDFVGLDFADKKSTRGLPAGLVPISDSFSDRDFSEVELIVGDTSKFDAETDSKPDQANQDGSELYKPKVSTWGVFPRPNDISKTFGGGRTICPGEVLETEEERAAKDARTKQLLAAYKKKTGLVIDPKLKSECEEALKEGDLLMNSGKLKEALPYYDKVMDNLPFQSELHGLAALQWSICQDSLSRSDEARLMYEKLQSHPNAKVNKRARQFMYSFQAMEMMKVNTGSPFYLKNTGYQNYFDAFVEDKQRYTQDGVAQENAMTQAFLYIIFLVSPIFVVLLIALQKRI
- the LOC130970448 gene encoding uncharacterized protein LOC130970448; protein product: MVQRRVLSKLGIQADQVISEKSLSSPQHQDDKSRKSDINKKSKNSRSIKLLDFEAPTPRKSLYQPGNQRPLCAPTAASSSLQKHNKPLVRIDGSPNYMKPTSSSVARKESFLVSLQNTPTEKNLPQKCSRASSISCKRQEKPLTRSSNLNLARSLTKTTTFKSTAAILHADMNPPVRATCSSTLKDSRFPAYLMLNHGANNEYEGTSVTKVCPYKYCSLNGHYHTPLSSFKSFVPAKRRILKTQKSMKLESLIPQRLKMQCQTDSSDIEQNVLNGKHAHNEADKRNPITTPLAQKSAMDFFTEIYVKIKEGAGDRENIYSAEDLEDQDDMKTVIEEDGIKCVIQTINHDLPKCEINLEDDFKDWFTAAAIEADNKGSSPQETNAVHADENHSTIWFGEEIYMGSYTSEVSYDGEHMHNIEVDGCHSQDTDNVELDGSTSQDTDIQWKEEEQFFSFGLGENIDSSIFTKEESDSNFESLSERSRDVSVMWLDEILGNHHTDILVEGTLKEASDEKNTYFEAKSHGSNSVLEGTCESMELETQENDYLSNGIIYDQLPPTDDEAFQHLTDVEEIVNENSMNKNLKAEERFEDSNIRLENNVEGISEDNQIHPFEVPEEINIVVQDHELLEEDQGNTSKFQCTSCIGGEDLNTSKETKHKRIEKDDEQLRKIKPRKPNFLTLVPEPEPEKVNLKHQIMDDRKDAKEWMLDFALRQAVTQLAPVRKRKVALLVEAYEKVMSLPKCESHNSPFAHARPIQACS
- the LOC130970449 gene encoding uncharacterized protein LOC130970449, translated to MEGKFAEELYAESLELSKSELKSTSAHDQENKLHECDDDDLWGDSDDKLDKSSDLDREWQRRHDEFHTIGYREGLIAGKEASSQEGFNIGFKQSVLAGYSWGAVRGVTSAFAHLPDELKEKLVEKLEKRNELHGMHESVHSVSTADALRFFHEDIKAKEALEQSKDVKVSPWQTSHVSHLRNYHQQLESLIHDTPTMDIHLPEPK